The Megalobrama amblycephala isolate DHTTF-2021 linkage group LG16, ASM1881202v1, whole genome shotgun sequence genome includes the window atgtattcacGTCCATTTTAGTggccattattccagtctttagtgtcacaggacccttcagaaatcattctaatatgctgatttgctgctcaagaaaaaaaaatgtattatcaatgttgaaaacagttgtgctgcttaatatttttatggagacggattttttttttttctttttttttggtcagaTTTCTTAAACAAAAAGTTGAAGAATCAAAAAGTTCAAACAAATAGCATTTTTGAAAAGGAATCtgttataacattataaaagtcttttaCTTTaccttttgatcaatttaattcttccttgctgaataaaagtattaaaaaaaaaaaaaaaatgactgacctcaaacctttgaatggttatgtgtgtgtgtatgtatatataaaatatattatgctATCACCAAAACCTTTTAATAACGTATCAGGTAGCAGCCAATAAAGCCGTATCAGTTCCCATCTCACTttggccctgtttccacctggtattaagatgcgctttggtcgatcggatcacaggTGGACGAGGAAGACACATACCCGTTTAGGtattttaatccgtctcttttgttcactttcaaccacttctgtcctgatttcttcgagagGAGAGTTTAGGGCAGGTAAATGTAAtggttttttcagatcttttgatctGTATGGACAAAATAAGTTTGTGCAATTTAAATATGAACACGCCCAGAGATAACAGAAAAACATTCAGAGAGCATTAGCtctcgtttctgctctgacagctgcaAAACCGGCTGAatgcagtgagtgtgtgttagaaatcaggaacggtggtgagagaacattgtgcttggtatgtttttcatcttcagccaacaaagtttaaatcctgtctggctaGCGTGCTTTCCATAATTTATGCATCAGTTCTGTAGGTCTTTTAgtggctgtttgaacacattcaGCAACATGGGCATCTACACTGTGAAAGCAATCCAGTCATATGCCttttcaactacctctggaagtggtcgaaagtggacaagctcaaaaagttttagaccctgtttacacctgtatttagcgtcgtccacttgtgatctgatcgatAGGCCTGTCACGGTAACTACTTTTTGTTGTGCGATATATTGCCCCAGAAATAATTGCAATATGCAATTTTAAGACCATTTTATACCACTGAATATATAATCATACATAACAGCATAATAATGCAAGTAGGCCTACACGCCTTCAAATGACAATGAACTTAACTCTTAAGAATATTTAGATACTGGAATTGAAGcgtcaaaaaataataatgttgaaTAAATAAACCTTTGCTaacaaaaactgcaaaataaCAAGTAGAAAAAAAAGGCACTTATATGGAGATTTTCCATCAACAAGTTTTTCCCTGACCTTATTTTCTCAGTAAAGTAAGGGTGCACGCTTTTGTCAGATGTCCATATGAACAAAGACACAGATTTAGCAGTCGAATATGGCCTGTTGAGGtatctatttttcttttctgcCATGTTTTAGTGCCCCGTCATGCACGAGATGCTGCGAAAGACGTGAGTCCAACATTCAAACAAAGACGTTTCCATGGAAAAATGGCgcagtggaatgcaaaaacgCGTTCTCTATGAAAACGAACTAGACACTTGCGACTGCCACGTCCTGTGTGAAACTAGCTGTGAGCGTGCACCATTTTGCGCTGTCATGTTTATATTTGCACCAGTGGATTGCGGAAACTGATTGCATTTTCACTTATTCTTCCAAACTGTCTGTAGTTGTCAGGAAAACTCTATCGACTCGAATAGTGGATATTTCCGCCTGTCGATGTCAGCTCTGTATGAAGGAGCCAacacgatcacatgagaatgcTTTCGCCTCGGAGAGCTGACGAGATGACAGAGGCAGCACGATCGGCAAAATGTCggtgacatttatttttgtgtaaacataATGGGCAATATATCGCGTCACCAAAAACTGGCAAGGTCATGTCCATATATCGTGCGATAAGTCGATATATCAACTATCGCGACAGGCCTACTAATCGCCCAAAACGCATCTTTACACAATTTACACAATAAGGGCCTTTGTTTGAGCTTTTGGGTGTATGTAGAAAGCTTTGCTGTTGTTTTATATGACAGTGGATAAGAGAGTTCAGTTTTACACTGTAGGAAAGCAACAATAttttctaatgttttaaaggtccgttcttcgtgatcccatgtttcaaactttagttagtgtgtaatgttgttgttgttgttagagtataaataaaatctgtaaaattttaaagctcaaagttcaatgccaagatattttatttaacagaagtcgcctacatcgaacggccagtttggactacatccctctacttccttctttaatgacgtcactaaaacagttttttgactaacctccgcccacaggaatacacaagagttgcgtttgtagagtgtgtttgtcgccatgtcgttcgaaacgctgttattttcatcccgcagtccaatcaccgggtctgattccggctcaaattgatagggtaaaattaaagacatgtttacaataacactgagcgcgtgcatcttcacgttatggtaagaggcgtgacttttccgggcacggtgcgctcagagctgtcgaatcacaacacaggaaccgctggcacaatcagaactcgttacgtatttctgaaggagggacttcatagaacaaggaagtcatcagtccatttttatgacagtggaaacagcggtatacagataagtaaattatgtgaaaaatactgtgtttttttacacacgaaacatgaacacatgttatattgcacactataaacacaatcaaagcttcaaaaaaccacgaaaaacgggacctttaatattatagcaTTTTCAACATGCTTAGTATTTCTTTTTGGATAGTATTCCATGGATAAAATGATCAAGGATACTCTGTAACCGAGTTGAATCTGTTGTTGTAGCCTGAGCCTCAATGTAAGTTGTTCAGTAGCGCATTACCTAATTACCCATCAGCTGCAAAGTGATGCCACTGTCCAACTTGCACGTGTGTTTCGGGAGTCACTGCACTGAACACTGTACTGTTGTCTTTGGTGAGATGATGTGTAATCTGTTCCATTAGAAAGCCCTCTATCAAGCTCTGACCTGCAGTCAAGTGCACATAAAGACTTTGTGTGTGTAGCACATGCAAAGCATTGTGGGACATTATCACATTGGAGTTAGGCTACTGCTTTTAGTGTTACACAATGactaaataacaaataacagtTGTTGGCTGACAAGAAAAGCGCTGTTGTTTTTTGTTGCATTATACATGCATTACCTGGAATATTCAAAAGGAGACTCTGTTTTGTTTCTGATGAATGgcctgtggattttttttttttttaaaagatccATGTCTATTCAAAGTGACGACTGAGACCACTAGTTATGTGTgcaaaattaagtttttgtctGGAAATTTTGGAAACGAAGTTTGTTTGGGGGGAAACTTTGTCTAAACCAAGCAACATTGCATTAGTTTTCTCTTCTTGTTTTAATCACAGCATTTTAGTGGACAGAAGCAGCAGGCTCTGTAAACACTGGGTTGGTCTGATAAGAAGACCTCTAATGACAGAGTTACTAGTTCCAAGGTCAAGCTGTATTTGCAGTGTTCTGTACTGGGCttgtaaaaacaaacactgCAGGCCTGTTTCTGCTAAGCTACACGTACAACTTTTGCAAAAATATCTGTTCCCCAACTCTTTAGGCTGTTTTTAGGGGTCAGTGTCTCTGCTTATTAAAAGCCAATCCGCAGAGACAGTCTGCCTGGCCAGGGCCCATCTCGACAGCGTTGACCACAGAGACGTCTTTCTCACTGTTCACCAGTGCATAATGGTATGTGGCTGGAATGCCAGACTCAACCAGGAAGTGTTTGACTGTTCGAGTTTAACTGCTTTACACTTTTTGATGTCAGACACAAAGGCTGATTGATTAGTTTTTTAGTGCTCTTTTGTAAACATTTCAAACCTTTTGTGGGCTGATGTCACTGATGGTCATAGAACAGGAAGTGTTTGTGGAAAAGTGATTCATTTGAACGCATTTGTATTTCTGTATGCGTGTGAAGCAGCTGTAGCTGTAGATCTCTGCTGGAGAACCTGCTCCTGCCACTCATGTTTGATCCTCACCTGTTCCAAATAAACATTCTCACAGGTGCAAGTTAACAGCCTCAGTTTTTCTGTGCTGCATGTAATAGTAAGCTGGGTTTAGCATTCACTTTCTTTTTCCTTAGAATATTGACACTGTATTGAGTGTTGTACATTACAAAGGTTTGCCAGCTCAGTTTtatgcaaatgtttgttttttttttctttcttgacTCACAtttacttttgtaacattattgtTAAGTCATTTGCTTCATGATTTGTATACTGTTATTATCTCTAGTTAACATGCTACAAGGTTTAAATGGGAGAgatttttcaatataaaaaaatgaattaactgCTTGTTCGTATGCTACTGTGTAagatatttaatacttttattcagcaaagattgatcaaaagtgacagtaaagacatttataatgttgcaaaagatttctatttcaaataaatgctgtttgttttttaactttctattcatctaaGAAtccttaaattacattttccacaaaaataatcagtaaaatatatataaaaaaattaagctttgccatcacaggaatgaattacattttgaaatatattaaaatagaaaatgtattttaaattgtaatttgcTATTTTTTTATCAGAATGGTGATAATAAGAGAATTCTGAATCTATTTCTCAACATAACAGTACGACGAATTATGCTGTGATGCCATCCATGCAACCACAAAGCTGACAATATGCATGTTTCATAGTAAGGTTATTATACTAATAAGTCTGTGGTTCACAGTATTCATTCAGTCATTCATTATTCAGACACCAGTGTCTGAATTTGCTCGCTCATTTTTGTTCCCTGTTTCCTATCAGCATTCACTATCAGGATCTAGCAAGTTCATCATTAGCCACGTTTACATGGACACTTTTTGTTTGTCATTCAATCACAATCATTAGTGTTTACATGAACACTAAATAAAGTGACCGGGTTGATGTGCATGTTTTATGTTACAAGCTTCAAATCGGATTTAATCTTTTGACATGCgcacactgcaaaaatataCAGAGTTTGCCGCTGTTGTCACATGCTAACCATCTTCATTTTCTTTGTTTCAAAAAGCAGACTTAATATTTATCTATTTCGGGTCCTAATTAGGAGTAGGGTTGTCAAAATTACTGACTTTGTCACCAAGTTGTTaatgaaattgtaaaaatgtgacgataccagtaTTTttccctagcattttgagcgctgttgagcggattcttaaatgccactgattggccattgtgttcacacactcaacagatatgtctgtgattggctacaatgattaaagtttcaaaaacatgtttttgaaaatgttttaaagcaggcatctatcagcAGATATACACCTTGTAGCGTTTCTGTGTAaatcacatttttacaatttcattTCCAAAGTTGGTAATTTTTAAGCATCATGGCATTGTGAATTAGAAAAGGATAATCCCACCCCTCTTGATTGAAATTTCAACCAgtttgggtgttttttttttgtttttattctgatTGAGGTGTTTACATGGAGTATTTTCAGTCGGATTGGACTTTTAAACCGATTGTAATCTGAATACAATGCTCTATGTAAATGCACCTGTTGTGGCCTTAAAAGGCCCCTCAGTGCCAGCTTGCTCCAGGGTACATTTTGGCAACTGGTGCACAGTAAGTAACTATAGCATGAGTGACACATAGCTCTTTTAGCACAGTCCTTTGTGGAAGTAGTTGCTCATCAAAATGTCAAATGAGTTATGACTGCTCATCACTATGTTGTAAACTGATGTTTCCTCTGCAGTGCTTGTGCAGACTGTTTCCGGAAGCTATTTTGAATATTTTCCAGTTCTGCAACTTTTGAGTACTTCACTCGCTCTGAATGTTTTCATTGCCCTCAATGTTGGAAACCAGCACTTCATTAAACATTCACATGGATTCCAAGACTGCTGAAGGTGTGACCTCATGCCCCAGCTGACATCGTCCCAAAAGATCAGGTTACACTTCAAATGCTTCACACTTTTGAAAAATGCCTCTTGCTGCTGCAACGTCCCAGGAAGCAGCTGAGTGTTCCCAGGCTCAGCCTGTCAGGTGTGGGAGGGGGTTTCGGCCCAATCATATCAGAGTCCAGTATTTGGATTTTGGGAGTGTCTTTGATACCCATGGAGAGAATGGGCAGGGCAAATGCAGAGAAAAGGGAAAGCATGGAAAGCTGGACTGCTTTGTTTTGTACTGCATAAAGAGACTTTTGTTGAAATGCTCAGAAAAGGTGAAGTGAGAGCGCTGACATTTTAAATTGAACAGCTGACTGTGTGTCTCTCCCATGTTTTGTGAATGAACAGGGCAAAGTGTTAATTGCTAATAATAAAGCTTGGTTGTGAATTTGATAATTATCTTTGTCAGGGCTTATGAGGTGTGAAACCATCATGTTAATTCAatgctattattattacaaatgttCACATCAATGAATAATGTCTTTATTCATTCTCTGATTCATTTCTCTGTTTAATTGCCAATTTCTTCCTGTGTACAGTACACTACtgcttttttaaacaaatatacactaaaatattaacaaaaataattatttttgtctttccCTGCTTCTAGGTCTGATGCTCTGCTGCAGCCATGttcagcaagaaaaaaaagcaacGTGTCCAGATCTCGGCACCCTCCAACTTTGAGCATCGTGTCCACACTGATTTTGATGAGCAGGAGCAGAAGTTTGTGGGGCTTCCGCGCCAATGGCAGAGCCTCATTGAAGACACGGCAAAGAGGCCCAAACCCTTCATCGACGCCACAGTCATCACTACTGTAGAGCCACGCAAGGTCAGAGAGAGGGagtttgcttgtgtttgttggtTTAGGTTTTGATTTAAGCTTttcagtttttgtgttacaatTGTAAAAAAGTATCAAATATTTTGGGAAGTTGTTACTCTGGTTGAGTAAAGTCAGTAATTGTAGTCCAATGCAATAACATTGACTAGCATTTTTCAGGTGTCTATTTCTATTGTCCTTTTCCCTCGTATCTATTCACCATAAATAACTTATAACCTGTTTGTATTGCACAGGCGATCGTGCGGGGTCGTAAGATCGGTGACGATGGCTCTCTCACATGGCTCCTGGATGAGTTTGAGACCATGTCGGTGATCCGCTCAAACTCCTTGCGGAGAGGCAGCCCACCGCCACAGCCACGCAGAGACTCCGGATCATCAGGAGGGGGCCATGAGAATGGAGAACATCCCCAATACAGACATCCTGATCGCTATGGAGACAGCAAAGAGAGGTGCGCAAATGACATCTCTTACTCCAAATTCAATTTTCGGTTTCCAGTGACTACAATGATAATATTGACAGTGAGGCTGTTTTTTGTCTATGTAGGGAAAAACCGCGTCAGGAGCACCCAGGTGCTGACCCAAGACAGTCTCAGCGGCCAGCCCGTTCATCCAGAGAGGACAACCGACCTCACCAGCAGCCTCGCGGTCAGGAGCCCAGCAGACACAAAGAGCCCAACTGGTTAGGAGGCCCAGCCGCGCCGCCCCAGCACAGAGAACGAGACAGAGAGCCACGTGAATATCATGATCAGGTAGTAAGGAGAGAGGGGGCCAACGATAAGAGGCCCAAATCCAGCTACACTGGAAGGGACAGCAGCCCACAGTCACCCCGTGAGAAGAGACCACTGTCTGGGCCAAATATCCGCACCCCTAACCTGCCTGTTACAGAGGGAGTAATAAAGACCGCACAGCAGACTGGCCGACCTTTCAACACATACCCACGTGCCGAAAGTGACTCTGGAAGAAGCCCCAGCGGTCAGGTACAtagaaatcaaattaaacataCTACTGTGTTTCTAGAATAAGTATGCTgcttctatttttatttttgaaacgaTACTATTCACccggagcgaatgagacgagtgaGTGAGAGGAGGCAGATGTGTGTCAAACTATCAATTTGCCGTCTGAGAAAAGATAGAGTGAGAACGTGCATCTGGTATTGGTGTATCAATGCTGTAGAAAAGGAGTACTGGAatcatttcagatatttcagtatcaaaaaatattgatatctttgacaacactaatgtatatatattaattctcaTTTATCCATGTTATGCAGGATTTAAAACCAGCAAAATCTCATGAGCCTTCCCACCACAACGGCCCCTCTACTGGGGCAGTCCGGGGTGGCAGCAGTAAAACTTCTTCTCAGGGGCCGCACAGAGCAGAGCCCCAGCATCATGCCTCACAACCAGCCTTAGGCCCAGAGCCTCCTCACAACCAGCAGATACCCCCAGCACCAAAACCAACAGCCCCGGCTGCACCGCCCCAGCAGACTCGCTCACCTCAGAGGGAGCCACAGCGGGTCTCCCACGAACAGTTCCGTGCTGCTCTACAGATGGTGGTCGACCCCGGGGACCCACGCACTTATCTAGACCACTACATCAAGATCGGGGAAGGTTCCACTGGCATTGTTTGTATCGCTACAGTGAAGACCACAGGCAAGCTGGTGGCTGTGAAGAAGATGGATCTACGAAAACAGCAGCGACGAGAATTGCTGTTTAACGAGGTGAGTGATTTTTCTTCAGTAAACGCTGTTTGTAGAGTGTACATGAagacattttcaaaattattattgctaGTTGATTTTCCTCCTTTTCTTAGCCACttaattagatttttaaatgGAAACTGTCTTTGTTTCCTGTTTCTAAGGTGGTGATCATGCGGGACTATCACCATGAGAACGTGGTGGAGATGTACAACAGTTACTTAGTGGGCGATGAACTCTGGGTTGTCATGGAGTTCCTTGAGGGTGGAGCTTTGACTGACATCGTCACACATACCAGGCAAGTATTCCTCAGAAGTCCAATCACTAATTGTTTTTCAGTTATGCACTTAACCACATGTACTTTCAGattctgtttaaaataattGGTAACACtctacaataaggtctcatacattaacattagttaatatattaactaagATGAACTAACAACGAGCAATACATTTGCTAGTGTTTATTAATCTTTGCTAATGTAAGTTAATAACAATACTGTCATTTATTGTTTGTTcttgttagttcacagtgcattaaccaacatttgattttaataattaacattaactaagattaataaatgctacagaagtattgttcattctgtccattttaactaaagtagttaaaggtggggtaagttgtttttcaaaaatgctgttggacattgttgatatttgaaatcaacccaaacaaacccacccctctcttcattgctctgcctccagaactcaccctccaatcctaaccaccctgctctgaGTCAGTCGAACCCCGATCGCTGCTGGCAGGCGAGGCGAGAGCACTAACAATGACGTTAAACACTGCATTCTCTAGCGGTCGTCAGTGCGCAGTGGTTTACCAGCACAACTCTCACTagctggccactgttacacacgcgagtggatgtctgtttatcacagctgcaCAAAAATTACAGCACCGCAGCACCAGACAATCAATGACACTCGCGTGTGAAGCGGAATCAAAGCAACCTCcgcatctgttttcaggccttcccgcttagcgctctccagcgctggaaagcttttctaatattaacgtgggtcctaaagcgcttccagtgatattcttttgagctcttttgtattgtctcATCAAATCTCTTTCTgcaaattttttgtttgttgtgttgttggcccgactaacttccaaacagtgtttttgaatactacttaccccaccttttaaagggttacttcaggatttagcattaagctttgtattagtagaataccactagtattttcgaattaccgtgctttcccccttcatatcagcccaagatgagagatttatgcatttttattctgtaaaaaagcctccgatgatgcaaaaatcgtcattttgcgtcatctgatgcttttttggccagaggcttaaaactacagccagtaatagcaggtagttccgcgttttttcaccacgcccatacatatgcgcgtttgaggttactcacggacatagatcaaagattttatcaaaagtgggtgtcagttatatttttaagcttaacatattttgttatagtctgcactacatcagtggttcatctcgcaaatgtatcggtctctgcagtcatctcaaccaatacagcaacaggcttttgtggtaacgttagcataaatagataaatagactaactcagttttacagaacagtggctttactttgataacagtcaacttatatgcaacttatatgtaattgtctatctaacgttactttgctaagtttgcagttttactgctacctacaacactacatataggctactgtgttatcagtctagtatcagcgagtcttacctctaggcgaatatgcttagtaccagatgcccaggctgttcgtcctctgggaaagtgaatatcgatggtatcacagtgtccttcagaatggttctcttcattgcaaggatatttggttcgtagtcctcgtgcttgaaatggagactacatattctgcggttttttaggttttctataacggtgtcatctccaaacttcgggtgtttgatggcccgcagccacactgtttacatcgctccaaatctttaacttaatcggaaaatgatggaaacttacttgtcctttcctggttttgggtgtacatccaggtacaaagcaatttagcaccatttcgctgtaaatgtatgaactaactcacgatttatagaattaatatgtaacaaagcaagcctagttgtttgaatttgtaaccgataggcgtggtttgggcgtggcctcgcaagggcagcaaaacaagtgcattctgggagttgttgtctttcatccacattagtcaaaaatacattttctgccttttctcagtctagaaagctccaaattcaaaaataatttcacatttctactacataaatgaccaattttaaatacacattcatctttccaggggtgaagtacccctttaaagctgctgtccgcgatttttggccctctagcggttaataaacagaactgcacgcgtcttgcagaggaacattctagccggaactacttttctccgtgtatgtctatggcgagtcacacagttactgtgatactctgcggcgaatCCTACCAGTCCAGTCtgaaatagtctgaatataaacacttattaccataagtgtaccataatgattcaggataagacaaaaacacggtttggaaaatggattcatgttgtaaatttttaacacagtgtataaataatgttaactaatgaaaccttattgtgaaGTGGTACCAAATAATTCATGGTTCTATTAGTTTTTAATGTCTTTgcttttttattctattttgctgtattttcagattgtttaaaataattgttgtaTTTTCAActttgcttttatttatttttttaataaattgccTTATTTTATTGCATCATGTCTATTAAgccaccaaaatgaaaatatggaAAAGTAAGAGAAATACCACAAATATTTAGGAAATAAATCACTCTGTTGTCTTTGCgacagaaaaacatttaaatatattatacatttttgaataaagctattataatgcatttcatATTTGATTACAAATTTTATATGCACAGTTTTAACCCATTCACCCATTACTGAGCAAAAGTGCAGTACCACTAGGTGGCAGGGTATCACAGCAGTCCAGTGTGGCATGCCATTCAGCCTGTATGTGATCATTTTATCGGCTTTAAAGATTTCATTCAATGTCTAACATTTCAGT containing:
- the pak4 gene encoding serine/threonine-protein kinase PAK 4, translating into MFSKKKKQRVQISAPSNFEHRVHTDFDEQEQKFVGLPRQWQSLIEDTAKRPKPFIDATVITTVEPRKAIVRGRKIGDDGSLTWLLDEFETMSVIRSNSLRRGSPPPQPRRDSGSSGGGHENGEHPQYRHPDRYGDSKEREKPRQEHPGADPRQSQRPARSSREDNRPHQQPRGQEPSRHKEPNWLGGPAAPPQHRERDREPREYHDQVVRREGANDKRPKSSYTGRDSSPQSPREKRPLSGPNIRTPNLPVTEGVIKTAQQTGRPFNTYPRAESDSGRSPSGQDLKPAKSHEPSHHNGPSTGAVRGGSSKTSSQGPHRAEPQHHASQPALGPEPPHNQQIPPAPKPTAPAAPPQQTRSPQREPQRVSHEQFRAALQMVVDPGDPRTYLDHYIKIGEGSTGIVCIATVKTTGKLVAVKKMDLRKQQRRELLFNEVVIMRDYHHENVVEMYNSYLVGDELWVVMEFLEGGALTDIVTHTRMNEEQIATVCLSVLKALSVLHSQGVIHRDIKSDSILLTHDGRVKLSDFGFCAQVSKEVQRRKSLVGTPYWMAPELISRLPYGPEVDIWSLGIMVIEMVDGEPPYFNEPPLKAMKMIRDNLPPKLKNLHKVSPLLKGFLDRMLVRDPAQRATAQELLKHPFLSKAGPPSCIVPLMRQNRMR